From Sceloporus undulatus isolate JIND9_A2432 ecotype Alabama chromosome 6, SceUnd_v1.1, whole genome shotgun sequence, one genomic window encodes:
- the CMTM5 gene encoding CKLF-like MARVEL transmembrane domain-containing protein 5 — MGEHEDPSGGLQGFALDKEFLRSPKGVLMEAELGLCFLVFLLLTASISAYMGAALLEVLVTLAFLALRATHYYERLTRINWPCLDFLRCVSAAIVFTVVAFAVLAASHEGSAVSAFVFSLILIAVFCFDAYKTYRAEMGSDQDPDLG; from the exons ATGGGGGAACATGAAGACCCCTCTGGGGGGCTGCAAGGCTTTGCTCTTGACAAGGAATTCCTGCGTTCCCCCAAGGGGGTCCTGATGGAGGCCGAGCTG GGGCTCTGCTTTTTGGTGTTCTTGCTGCTGACAGCATCCATCTCAGCCTACATGGGAGCTGCCCTGCTGGAAGTGTTGGTGACGCTGGCGTTCCTGGCACTGCGAGCAACACACTACTACGAGCGCCTGACCCGTATCAACTGGCCCTGCCTG GACTTCCTTCGCTGTGTCAGTGCTGCCATTGTCTTCACCGTTGTGGCCTTCGCAGTCCTTGCTGCCAGTCACGAGGGATCTGCGGTGTCAGCCTTT GTCTTCAGCCTTATCCttattgctgttttctgctttgATGCCTACAAAACCTACAGGGCAGAAATGGGATCGGATCAAG aCCCAGATCTTGGCTGA